ACTCACATCGACTTGGTTGTTGTTTATTACTGTATTTACTGCTCTTCCAGCAACGTCGTATATTATTATGCCTTTTAATTCATCTTGAGTTTTAATGTTCAAATAATCGGAAACGGGATTTGGATAAATTGCCACTTGTATTCTTTCAAACTGATCTGTTCCTAAAGTGCTAGTGGTAACGGTTATCGTTTTTTCGATTATTTTACCATTCGAATTAAAACTAATTACAACTGCTGCATTTCCTGAAGCTTTTGGAGTTAGAACCAATTCGTCATCTGCATTAATTTCTGCTGCAACAATTTCTGTATTACTAATTGATTTTACCTTTTTTACAATCGCCGCACTTAGATTATCTTGATCCGAAACTACCGTTTTTAAATCAATTACCAAATTGTTGCTTAAGGAAACTTCAGATGCTAAATCTGTACTTAAAACCGGCAAAGCATTATCTGGGAAAACCGTTATGGCTGGAAACCAGTAATAATCATTTAATGTTTTGGTGCTGATTAACGTTCCAGAATTACTAAAAGTATGTATCCAGTTTTTCTGGTAATGAGCGCCATAACCGCTTTCAGTAGTATTCAGAATCAATTCATCAGAAACTGGATCAATACGCAAGGCCGCTCCATACGGAATTTGCTTATAAGTATCAGTCTGTCCAGGAATTACCGCAAAGTTTTCATTGAAAGTTTTGGATGCTGCATCAAATTTTACAATTTGTGTTCCCGAATTGAAACTATTGATTGAGTTAATCCAGTATAACGCATTTTCTTTATTGCTGTAGGTAAAACTTCCTGCATTCCATGCTCCCCACGAACCTAAATATTTAGTAGTTGGAATGGCATATTCGGTTACATCAAAATTTACTGCGTTGATGTTTACCAATTTCTGGTTTTGAATCGCCCAGACACTCCCGTCTTTTGCTTGTGCAATAGAATGAAATGCACCTGAAATAGTTTTAATTACCGTATTATTTTTTGGATCGATGATTAAAACTCCTGCGTTTTGTTTTACTGCAAATACATATTTTGAGGTACGAATCATATTCCCTATTTGTCCAGCATACTGACTTCCTCCGCCAGTTCCTGTTATCATATCGCCTACTTTCATATTCGCAATATCAAATGCAAAAATTCCGTTTGAAGCGCCAATGTAGCCTGTATTTTCATCTACACCAATAAACGAGCGTCCGTCTCCTCCACCGATATTATCAAAAGCAGCGATTTTTTTCATTGTTAAAGCATCGGCAACTACCAATCTTCCGCCTGGAGTATATTGACTATCACCGCCATCGGCAGCTTGTTTTGAAATGAAATAGAATTTATCGCCATAAATAGTTCCGTATTGTGTTGTAGCGCCAAAAGCCTGATTGCTGTTGGCTGCGCTGTAAACACGATAATTGATATTTCCTTCATTGTCTACAAAATTTACAGAACCATTCGTGTGTCCAAACCATTCTTCGTTTACTACAAAATAGCCTTTTGTAAAATCTACCACATTTACATAAGGATCAACAGGAGTAAATTCTGTTGAAATATCAATGGTATTAAATTCTGGATTGAAATTCCAAACATCCCAAGAACCATTTTGTAAAGCACGACTAGACGCTCCCAAACCCGAGTACCCAAAATCGCTATCGATGTCATCTTTTACCCAATACGACCAATATCCTTTTGACATCCAGCCAGACTGCCAGTGATCTTCTGCATCTATTGGTGTGTATTGATCAAAATCGTAAGCAGTTGTGTTTACAATACCACTTACAGGATAATACGGATAGGTTACATTTTCATCTTTATAAAGTCCGTTCGTGTTTTTTCCATTCAGGTCAAAACCAAATCCTCCAATAGCAGAACCAAATTGTGTTCCTTGATACAGCAACGTAAAAAAACGGTGATCTGCTTTTGCAATGGCTTTTAGCATATCTTCTCCTGTTGCATCGCCATCCCATTTAAATCCCCATACTAAAGCATCAGAATTTTTATCATCATTCCATTGTACGACAAAAGCGGCTTTGTTGCTTCCTGTTCCCACCCAGTATTTTATATCATCAAAAGTGATGGTACCGGCTGCTTTTTTGGATTGCTTTTGTGTTGTTATTTTTTGTTTTATGTCGCTTCTTGGCACGCCCTGAACGGTAATCTGAGCATTCGAAAAGAGT
This is a stretch of genomic DNA from Flavobacterium endoglycinae. It encodes these proteins:
- a CDS encoding T9SS type A sorting domain-containing protein → MKKNYFLILLLFFALFSNAQITVQGVPRSDIKQKITTQKQSKKAAGTITFDDIKYWVGTGSNKAAFVVQWNDDKNSDALVWGFKWDGDATGEDMLKAIAKADHRFFTLLYQGTQFGSAIGGFGFDLNGKNTNGLYKDENVTYPYYPVSGIVNTTAYDFDQYTPIDAEDHWQSGWMSKGYWSYWVKDDIDSDFGYSGLGASSRALQNGSWDVWNFNPEFNTIDISTEFTPVDPYVNVVDFTKGYFVVNEEWFGHTNGSVNFVDNEGNINYRVYSAANSNQAFGATTQYGTIYGDKFYFISKQAADGGDSQYTPGGRLVVADALTMKKIAAFDNIGGGDGRSFIGVDENTGYIGASNGIFAFDIANMKVGDMITGTGGGSQYAGQIGNMIRTSKYVFAVKQNAGVLIIDPKNNTVIKTISGAFHSIAQAKDGSVWAIQNQKLVNINAVNFDVTEYAIPTTKYLGSWGAWNAGSFTYSNKENALYWINSINSFNSGTQIVKFDAASKTFNENFAVIPGQTDTYKQIPYGAALRIDPVSDELILNTTESGYGAHYQKNWIHTFSNSGTLISTKTLNDYYWFPAITVFPDNALPVLSTDLASEVSLSNNLVIDLKTVVSDQDNLSAAIVKKVKSISNTEIVAAEINADDELVLTPKASGNAAVVISFNSNGKIIEKTITVTTSTLGTDQFERIQVAIYPNPVSDYLNIKTQDELKGIIIYDVAGRAVNTVINNNQVDVSVFAKGLYIITISTDKGNFTHKFIKN